A region of Fibrobacter succinogenes subsp. succinogenes S85 DNA encodes the following proteins:
- a CDS encoding HlyD family secretion protein — MNALKMIGKVVVVLALIVLVIMGISQLQQFATQPREQFLQGQMEARRVLVAGKVPGRIERLLVHEGDVVYKDSLVAVISSPEIEAKKMQAQGALGAAKAQASKARNGARSEDITALKAMADRAQEAATLAKNTYNRVQKLYNEGVLPLQKRDEAETQMKATQSAADAARAQYNQAVAGARSEDKAAANALVMQAKGANAEVDAYLEETKIRTPITGEVSLKLAEEGEVVGSGMPIIAVTDLNDSWAVFHLREDYLKNVSKGKKFYLQVPALDKTIEMVVSYIASVGDYATWRSSKESSGFDLKTFEVRMRPTHKVENLRPGMSVLLPADDIQ; from the coding sequence ATGAACGCATTAAAGATGATTGGAAAAGTTGTTGTCGTACTTGCCTTGATAGTGCTCGTTATTATGGGCATCTCCCAGCTCCAGCAGTTCGCAACGCAACCGCGTGAGCAGTTCTTGCAAGGCCAGATGGAAGCCCGCCGCGTGCTCGTGGCAGGGAAGGTCCCGGGCCGTATCGAACGTTTGCTCGTTCACGAAGGCGACGTGGTCTACAAGGATTCTCTCGTTGCTGTGATAAGCAGTCCGGAAATTGAAGCCAAGAAGATGCAGGCTCAGGGCGCACTCGGTGCTGCCAAGGCTCAGGCCAGCAAGGCCCGCAATGGCGCTCGCAGTGAAGACATCACGGCGCTCAAGGCAATGGCCGATCGCGCTCAAGAAGCCGCAACGCTTGCCAAGAACACTTACAACCGCGTGCAGAAACTCTACAACGAAGGCGTGCTTCCGCTCCAGAAGCGCGATGAAGCTGAAACGCAGATGAAGGCAACCCAGTCCGCTGCTGATGCCGCTCGCGCTCAGTACAATCAGGCTGTTGCCGGCGCCCGTAGCGAAGACAAGGCCGCTGCAAACGCTCTCGTGATGCAGGCCAAGGGCGCGAATGCCGAAGTCGATGCCTACCTCGAAGAAACCAAGATTCGCACGCCGATTACCGGTGAAGTTTCTCTCAAGCTCGCCGAAGAAGGCGAAGTTGTCGGTTCTGGTATGCCGATTATCGCCGTGACGGACTTGAATGATTCCTGGGCGGTGTTCCACCTCCGTGAAGATTACCTCAAGAACGTTTCTAAAGGCAAAAAGTTCTATCTCCAGGTACCGGCTCTCGACAAGACCATCGAAATGGTCGTAAGCTACATCGCTTCTGTCGGTGACTATGCTACATGGCGCAGCTCCAAAGAAAGCTCCGGCTTTGACCTCAAGACGTTCGAAGTCCGCATGCGCCCGACGCACAAGGTCGAAAACCTCCGCCCGGGCATGAGCGTTTTGCTCCCTGCCGACGATATTCAATAA
- a CDS encoding lamin tail domain-containing protein, with translation MNTKKMLAVGTCVSVLGMFSACSDDSSPVTPPSYASSSSVVQPNSSGDVLTSSSDVAVSSSSSAGSQVPASSSSNPEDIVLDTNSTYMGVSEIMYNAPNASALEWVEVYIKSGPDLANMQLNNVRLDGAVSFAFPAEPLKKGEYVIVTNDVALFKQTYPSLPAGCRVFGPWDVDPKTSAVAKLANEGDVVDVKIKGEGDVSAAFSNNPPWPSLANGNGHTLVYRGSGNEADPTSWGASALANGNPCAGGDQVLDASAIRLNEIKPYVLGVSDGWVELYNVGAAPVDVAGWELESKLKGKKWTVGGTNTIVPANGYLLLEATAAVFGDGLYLSDNGDEIYLYEVAGGARTGKETSLMVFSGKQSSGIVEVAGSVAQGAMATETPGTANSALKAGPIFISEIHYHENEKDLKDLEFLELVNKGTEAVTLVESVNNTPQGWKIEGVNMEFASTDVIPAGGKMVLFGDSLKAYESQLRTRYGIDAAVPIRFYAGKLSNRGETVAVKKPYSFVTKADGSKQWYYELSDATLYSDRWPDMYAADGKGKSLNRKDFTTMGYGYTSWTVADPTPGK, from the coding sequence ATGAATACAAAAAAAATGCTTGCTGTTGGCACCTGTGTCTCGGTGCTCGGCATGTTCTCTGCCTGCTCCGATGACTCTAGTCCCGTAACACCGCCGAGCTATGCTTCGAGCAGCTCTGTTGTTCAGCCGAATAGCAGCGGTGATGTTTTGACCTCTTCTTCGGATGTCGCTGTATCTTCTTCGTCTTCTGCAGGATCTCAGGTTCCGGCATCTTCTAGCTCGAATCCTGAAGACATTGTTTTGGATACGAATTCGACCTATATGGGTGTTTCGGAAATTATGTATAATGCGCCGAATGCATCTGCTTTGGAATGGGTCGAAGTTTATATTAAGTCGGGTCCGGATCTTGCTAACATGCAGTTGAATAACGTCCGCTTGGATGGTGCCGTTAGCTTTGCCTTCCCGGCCGAACCTTTGAAAAAAGGTGAATATGTTATTGTAACGAATGACGTAGCCTTGTTTAAGCAGACATATCCGAGCTTGCCTGCAGGGTGCCGTGTGTTTGGCCCTTGGGATGTTGATCCCAAAACTAGCGCTGTTGCAAAGCTTGCAAACGAAGGTGATGTCGTCGATGTCAAGATTAAAGGTGAAGGTGACGTCAGTGCGGCCTTCAGCAACAATCCGCCTTGGCCGAGCCTTGCCAATGGTAACGGCCATACGCTCGTGTATCGCGGTTCTGGCAACGAAGCTGACCCGACTTCTTGGGGTGCAAGCGCCTTGGCAAATGGCAATCCGTGTGCCGGTGGCGATCAGGTTCTTGATGCCTCTGCAATTCGTTTGAACGAAATCAAGCCGTACGTGCTTGGTGTTTCAGACGGCTGGGTTGAACTTTATAATGTCGGCGCAGCACCTGTTGACGTTGCCGGTTGGGAACTCGAATCCAAGCTCAAGGGCAAAAAATGGACTGTCGGTGGTACAAATACGATTGTTCCTGCCAATGGATATTTGCTTCTTGAAGCAACTGCCGCTGTATTTGGCGATGGCCTTTACTTGAGCGACAATGGCGACGAAATTTATCTGTACGAAGTTGCTGGTGGCGCTCGTACAGGTAAGGAAACGAGCTTGATGGTGTTCTCTGGTAAACAGTCTAGCGGTATTGTTGAAGTTGCTGGTTCTGTAGCTCAGGGTGCTATGGCAACGGAAACTCCGGGTACTGCAAATTCTGCACTTAAGGCTGGGCCGATTTTCATCAGTGAAATCCATTATCACGAAAATGAAAAGGACCTCAAGGACCTTGAATTTTTGGAACTTGTAAATAAAGGAACTGAAGCTGTTACTTTAGTCGAAAGCGTCAATAATACTCCGCAGGGCTGGAAAATTGAAGGTGTGAATATGGAATTTGCATCGACCGATGTTATCCCGGCTGGCGGAAAGATGGTCCTCTTTGGGGATTCTCTTAAGGCTTATGAATCTCAGCTCCGTACTCGTTACGGTATTGATGCTGCTGTGCCAATTCGCTTCTATGCAGGTAAGCTTTCTAACCGCGGTGAAACAGTCGCTGTGAAAAAGCCCTATTCGTTTGTAACGAAGGCAGATGGTTCTAAACAATGGTACTATGAACTTTCTGACGCAACACTTTATAGTGACCGTTGGCCGGATATGTATGCAGCTGATGGTAAGGGCAAGAGCCTCAATCGTAAGGATTTTACTACGATGGGTTATGGCTATACCAGTTGGACAGTAGCAGACCCGACTCCGGGCAAGTAA
- a CDS encoding TolC family protein, translating to MKRYFAFILSGCVAANATALSLQDALDMAMANNSKIKAEKAKVDIAQSGEDEAFARFLPTVSLSAGITKINDPINIDLGRIQQPLGDIAGAAAYSKAYIEAYNKASDGYKQAYEGAYAKTGSEAQAKAYAENALKEKLGTSSPETFAQQTAEQYGSAATKNINDADFNMKVQDDWFFNARLTVVWPIFTGLKIYSAYDAAKENVNARKAEFEMAQNTVLMDVATKYFTLRLCEELVGMRETTKKDLEEHLNRSKKLEEGGQISKTERLRAEVALAEAENAYEDALRDQSLARMALASLLHTDTSLTATTPVESPEGIRSMDEFKALAIEKHPGLRQLRVERKRNQNAIRAARADYFPTIALFGYKELYTKDLTILEPEWAIGAKMQWDIFKGGDTRAKVSSAKAMDRSLGSLEEETIDNLKLLVEKRWREMEHAKGRLASLVKTRELAVEALRSQNKAYEAGLATGLEVVDAELALSRLQVADIKAHYDAVIAWLGLLEAAGEVSTAGTVLVSKQLVVEKPVEASASSATGEPAATEPQAATEAPVATESAQPVEQNLETENK from the coding sequence ATGAAACGGTACTTTGCTTTTATTCTCAGTGGTTGCGTGGCTGCTAATGCGACAGCGCTTTCTTTGCAAGATGCGCTGGATATGGCCATGGCGAACAATTCCAAAATCAAGGCTGAAAAGGCGAAAGTGGATATTGCCCAAAGTGGCGAAGACGAAGCTTTTGCCCGTTTCCTCCCGACGGTGAGTCTGTCGGCTGGCATTACCAAAATCAATGACCCCATTAATATTGACCTCGGACGTATCCAGCAGCCGCTTGGCGATATAGCCGGTGCTGCCGCTTATTCCAAGGCTTATATCGAGGCCTACAACAAAGCTTCCGATGGTTATAAGCAGGCTTACGAAGGCGCCTATGCCAAGACGGGGAGCGAAGCCCAGGCAAAGGCTTATGCCGAAAATGCCCTCAAGGAAAAGCTTGGCACGAGTTCTCCAGAAACATTCGCTCAGCAGACTGCGGAACAGTATGGCTCGGCCGCGACTAAGAACATCAACGATGCCGATTTCAACATGAAGGTACAGGATGACTGGTTCTTTAACGCTCGCCTGACCGTCGTTTGGCCGATCTTTACCGGTCTCAAGATTTATTCCGCTTACGATGCCGCCAAGGAGAATGTGAACGCCCGCAAGGCTGAATTTGAAATGGCGCAGAACACCGTGCTCATGGATGTGGCGACCAAGTACTTTACGCTCCGCTTGTGCGAAGAACTTGTCGGCATGCGTGAAACGACCAAGAAGGACCTCGAAGAACATCTGAACCGCTCCAAGAAACTCGAAGAGGGCGGCCAGATTAGCAAGACTGAACGCCTCCGCGCCGAAGTGGCCCTTGCCGAAGCCGAAAACGCTTACGAAGATGCCCTCCGCGACCAGTCGCTCGCCCGTATGGCTCTTGCAAGCTTGTTGCACACGGACACAAGCCTCACCGCAACAACGCCGGTTGAATCTCCCGAAGGCATCCGCTCGATGGATGAATTCAAGGCGCTCGCTATTGAAAAGCATCCGGGACTCCGCCAGCTTCGCGTTGAACGCAAGCGCAACCAGAATGCGATTAGGGCTGCCCGCGCCGATTACTTCCCGACGATTGCTTTGTTTGGTTACAAGGAACTTTACACCAAGGACTTGACGATTCTTGAACCGGAATGGGCAATTGGCGCCAAGATGCAGTGGGATATCTTCAAGGGTGGCGATACCCGTGCCAAGGTGAGCTCTGCAAAGGCGATGGACCGTTCTTTGGGAAGCCTCGAAGAAGAAACGATTGACAATTTGAAGCTCTTGGTTGAAAAGCGCTGGCGTGAAATGGAACATGCAAAGGGGAGGCTCGCAAGCCTTGTCAAGACGCGTGAGCTTGCGGTTGAAGCATTGCGTAGCCAGAATAAGGCTTACGAAGCAGGTCTTGCAACTGGTCTAGAAGTTGTGGATGCCGAACTTGCGCTTTCCCGCTTGCAGGTCGCGGACATCAAGGCTCATTACGATGCTGTGATTGCTTGGCTTGGACTCCTTGAAGCCGCCGGCGAAGTCTCTACCGCAGGTACAGTCCTTGTGTCTAAACAGCTTGTGGTTGAAAAGCCTGTTGAAGCTTCGGCAAGCTCAGCAACCGGTGAACCTGCCGCAACAGAACCGCAGGCCGCAACTGAAGCGCCTGTTGCAACTGAATCTGCACAACCGGTTGAACAGAATTTAGAAACGGAGAATAAATAA
- a CDS encoding ABC transporter permease, translating to MISRLLKVTLTEWKLFFTDPAAVLLLVVAGILYAFYYPTAYMNQTVSRVPVAIVDLDHSAKSRELTRMAAATQQVEVKAVFNDMLEAETAMAREDIFGFMVIPENMEKNLIDKKTTKIDIFTHGAYVMLHGTIGTAFSTCALTVGAVSKVKAIALGKKVPSAKAMAMRDPMPLSIQTMFNNTGSYSNYVVPSVLVLILQQSLVIGICVLGGARGHRRFRRNQRYSEVENESMPYRYLGRSLAYFMHYCCFILFYHCVIYNIFDFPRRGELLPMTIFAVVFLASVINFGMCLSQVFLHRESSMQLFLNLSIPILFLANFSWPSYLMPSWMVGLSYILPSTFAVPAWLSIEQMGGDIYDVAPKLYLLAIQAVIYFVLGMFLTHLRDKSKFTTGDM from the coding sequence ATGATTAGTCGTCTTTTGAAAGTGACCTTGACGGAATGGAAGTTGTTCTTCACTGATCCTGCGGCAGTGCTCTTGCTTGTTGTTGCTGGTATCCTTTATGCGTTCTACTATCCGACGGCATATATGAACCAGACGGTCTCTCGTGTTCCGGTAGCAATTGTGGATTTGGACCATTCTGCAAAATCCCGTGAACTTACGCGAATGGCTGCTGCAACGCAACAGGTCGAAGTCAAGGCTGTCTTTAACGACATGCTCGAAGCGGAAACCGCAATGGCGCGTGAAGATATTTTCGGCTTTATGGTCATTCCCGAGAACATGGAAAAGAATTTGATCGACAAGAAAACGACCAAGATTGATATCTTTACGCATGGCGCCTACGTGATGCTCCATGGTACGATTGGAACGGCATTCTCGACATGTGCGTTGACGGTCGGTGCGGTGAGCAAGGTGAAGGCGATTGCGTTAGGTAAAAAGGTGCCTTCTGCAAAGGCTATGGCGATGCGAGATCCGATGCCGTTATCAATACAAACGATGTTCAACAACACGGGAAGCTATTCTAATTATGTTGTTCCTAGTGTGCTCGTGCTGATTTTGCAACAGTCCCTTGTGATTGGAATTTGCGTGCTTGGTGGCGCTCGCGGGCATCGCCGTTTCCGCCGCAACCAGCGCTATTCCGAAGTCGAAAACGAGAGCATGCCGTACCGCTATTTGGGCCGTTCGCTGGCGTATTTTATGCACTACTGCTGCTTTATCCTGTTCTACCACTGCGTGATTTACAATATTTTTGACTTCCCGCGTCGTGGCGAGCTCTTGCCGATGACGATTTTTGCGGTGGTGTTCCTTGCTTCGGTCATCAACTTTGGCATGTGCCTCTCGCAAGTTTTCTTGCACCGCGAATCGAGCATGCAGCTGTTCCTGAACCTCTCCATCCCAATCTTGTTCCTTGCGAACTTTAGCTGGCCGAGCTATTTGATGCCGAGCTGGATGGTGGGGCTTTCGTACATTCTGCCGAGTACGTTTGCCGTACCCGCATGGCTCTCGATTGAACAGATGGGTGGTGACATTTACGATGTGGCGCCAAAGCTCTACCTGCTAGCCATCCAGGCGGTCATCTACTTCGTGCTGGGCATGTTCCTCACGCATTTGCGCGACAAGAGCAAGTTCACCACCGGTGACATGTAA
- a CDS encoding polyphosphate polymerase domain-containing protein, translated as MAEARGFSLLERFELKYHIPVEWADRIGAFLAPYCEEDYYSKITPGGFYWITNLYLDTPTWTFLGWKKKQLLDRFNMRIRTYGEHPAQDGTFHFEVKRKIRNICYKSRATIKGINPGEVWHMKPEEWPCKSDKDRMYLKDFLYKTELHGAHPRLLTQYKRRAWFGLREEYSRVTIDTGMRFREENGFDYTVDPHYMHSTGLPRFFQPGADAVLELKCPAAQMPYWMFDLIRALNLKHGAFSKFGNAAAEWKRVYENPRRFKSPYWTQLAGNF; from the coding sequence ATGGCTGAAGCCCGCGGATTTAGTCTTCTTGAACGCTTCGAACTGAAGTACCATATCCCCGTTGAATGGGCGGACCGGATTGGTGCGTTCTTGGCGCCGTATTGCGAAGAAGACTATTATTCCAAGATTACTCCGGGTGGATTCTACTGGATTACGAATCTTTATCTGGACACGCCGACATGGACGTTCCTCGGCTGGAAAAAGAAACAGCTCTTGGACCGTTTCAACATGCGTATCCGCACGTACGGTGAACACCCCGCTCAGGACGGTACGTTCCATTTCGAGGTCAAGCGCAAGATCCGTAACATCTGCTACAAGAGCCGTGCGACAATCAAGGGAATTAATCCCGGCGAAGTTTGGCACATGAAGCCCGAGGAATGGCCGTGCAAGAGCGATAAAGACCGCATGTACCTCAAGGATTTCTTGTACAAGACGGAACTCCATGGCGCTCATCCGCGTCTGTTGACGCAGTACAAGCGTCGTGCATGGTTCGGACTGCGTGAAGAGTATTCTCGCGTGACGATTGATACCGGCATGCGATTCCGCGAAGAAAATGGCTTTGACTATACTGTGGATCCGCACTACATGCATTCCACGGGGCTTCCGCGATTCTTCCAGCCGGGTGCCGATGCCGTGCTTGAACTCAAGTGCCCGGCAGCCCAGATGCCTTACTGGATGTTCGACCTGATTCGTGCATTGAATTTAAAACACGGTGCATTCTCCAAGTTTGGAAATGCCGCCGCTGAATGGAAACGTGTTTACGAAAATCCGCGTCGTTTCAAGAGCCCGTACTGGACTCAACTTGCGGGAAATTTCTAA
- a CDS encoding ABC transporter permease, producing MLKGLLKTIGKIYFGHKLVLWMILTVLPVGVSVFMLEMFSSEIVQHIPVGILKQDHSQLADRLERAIQSSPVLDVKVNCHDMSECEHAVIRGDLQTFIVLPTDLERRALRLEAPVIPVYSSGQNYLTNMFATKEIRAVLTDVGSELFTASFEDPIKTEIHSVGNIEGNYQGFLALGLVSAMFHLAAMLVAVYIASFPLRDKRVREFYQYAERSWVTLGVASFVPAVIILWLEYMGCYAYTHRMLMPMGFEEFVMVSVAQLLMVICCVGAGMVFVGVTGVMRIATGVSGVIGGPAFAFAGQTFPVMAMPFAVRCFAFLLPLTHVLRVQSMMLLGDVGMAASWEVVKLMAGMALFWTLFGCFTMVLRWKYRLKHDSQMPVVVEEDGEITVDALFKSVLEKIRRRKHD from the coding sequence GTGCTGAAAGGTCTTTTAAAGACAATCGGGAAGATTTACTTTGGCCACAAGCTAGTCTTGTGGATGATTCTTACGGTGCTTCCCGTAGGCGTTTCCGTCTTCATGCTGGAAATGTTCTCGAGCGAAATCGTGCAGCACATCCCGGTGGGCATTCTCAAGCAGGACCATAGCCAACTTGCGGACCGCTTGGAACGTGCAATCCAGTCAAGCCCCGTGCTCGATGTTAAAGTGAATTGCCATGACATGAGCGAATGTGAACATGCGGTGATTCGCGGAGACTTGCAGACGTTTATCGTGCTCCCGACGGATTTGGAACGCCGTGCACTCCGCCTTGAAGCGCCTGTGATTCCTGTTTATTCGAGCGGCCAGAATTACCTCACGAACATGTTTGCAACAAAGGAAATTCGTGCAGTGCTCACCGATGTGGGTTCTGAACTTTTTACGGCTTCGTTTGAAGATCCTATAAAAACAGAAATCCATTCGGTCGGGAACATCGAAGGCAATTATCAGGGATTCCTGGCGCTTGGACTTGTATCGGCAATGTTCCACTTGGCGGCGATGCTTGTGGCGGTATATATCGCTTCGTTCCCGTTGCGTGACAAGCGCGTGCGTGAATTTTACCAGTATGCAGAACGTTCTTGGGTGACGTTGGGTGTTGCTTCATTTGTTCCTGCCGTTATCATTCTCTGGCTTGAATACATGGGCTGTTATGCGTACACGCACCGCATGCTCATGCCGATGGGCTTTGAAGAATTTGTGATGGTCTCCGTGGCGCAACTCTTGATGGTGATTTGCTGCGTGGGGGCGGGAATGGTATTCGTAGGCGTGACCGGCGTGATGCGTATTGCCACAGGCGTTTCGGGCGTGATTGGCGGCCCTGCGTTTGCTTTTGCCGGCCAGACGTTCCCCGTGATGGCTATGCCGTTTGCCGTGCGTTGCTTTGCGTTTTTGTTGCCGTTGACTCACGTGCTCCGTGTGCAGTCCATGATGCTTCTTGGCGATGTCGGCATGGCTGCATCTTGGGAAGTTGTCAAGCTCATGGCTGGCATGGCGCTCTTCTGGACCTTGTTCGGGTGCTTTACAATGGTTCTCCGTTGGAAGTACCGCTTGAAGCATGATTCTCAAATGCCGGTCGTTGTCGAAGAAGATGGCGAGATTACCGTAGATGCGCTGTTTAAAAGTGTGCTAGAGAAAATCAGGAGGCGAAAACATGATTAG